GGCGTTCCCCCCGCGTGGATCCCATGCCAGCGCCGCTGTGTTGCAGGGAGGTTTATTCAGTGCCGACAAAACCAGCTGGCACCTTGTACCGCGGCCGTGAAGGCATGTGGTCCTGGGTTGGACACCGCATTACCGGTGTAGTGATCTTTTTCTTCTTGTTGGTCCATGTGCTGGACACCTCACTGGTGCGTGTGTCCCCCGAGGCCTACACCGCCGTGATTGGTGCCTACAAGAACCCCCTGATGGCCCTGGGTGAAACGGGCCTTGTCGCAGCGATTGTGTTCCACGCCTTCAACGGCCTGCGGATCATCGCCGTCGACTTCTGGAAGAAGGGCGCGAAGTACCAGCGCCAGATGCTGTGGACGGTGCTCATTCTTTGGGTAGTCGTCATGGTGGGCTTCTCCATCCGCCACCTTTCCCTCGCCCTTGGAGGTCACTAGCCATGAGTGCAACTGAAATTCAGAGCCCACGCAGTGCCGCAAAGATCGGCAGCAACCGGATTGCGCCGCAGTACCGCCGCCACGGCGGTTCCAAGGGGAACTTCGAAATGCTCGCATGGCTCTTCATGCGGCTTTCCGGTGTGGTCCTGGTTGTCCTGATCTTCGGGCACCTGGCCGTCAACCTGCTGGTGGGCGAGGGCATCCACGCCATCGACTTCGGCTTTGTGGCCGGCAAGTGGGCCGACCCGTTCTGGCAGATCTGGGACCTCGCCATGCTGTGGCTGGCCATGCTGCACGGCACCAACGGTGTGCGCACCATCATCAACGATTACGCCGAGAAGGACGCCACTCGCCTGTGGCTGAAGATCGTGCTGTACGCGGCCACCACCGCCATCATCATCCTCGGCACGATGGTCATCTTCACCTTTGACCCGTGCCCCGTGGTCAACGGTGTCCAGCTGCCCGGCGGATTCTGCCCCGCGCCGTAGCGGCGCAGCCCCAGCGGCACCCGAACATTGCCTGCCAGTGCAGGCACGGGATTTCCACGAGGTTTCACCGGGCCTGCTCCGCCGGCCGGTGTTGTTAGCGAATTTTGAGAGAAAGAGCGTCTGGTATGCAGGTCCATAAGTACGACGTCGTCATCGTCGGTGCCGGTGGCGCCGGGATGCGCGCGGCGATCGAATCAGGTCAGCGCGCCAAAACAGCAGTACTGACCAAGCTGTACCCCACCCGCTCCCACACCGGCGCGGCGCAGGGCGGCATGTGCGCAGCCCTGGCCAACGTCGAAGAGGACAACTGGGAGTGGCACACCTTCGACACCATCAAGGGCGGCGACTACCTGGTTGACCAGGACGCCGCCGAGGTCATGGCGAAGGAAGCGATCGACGCCGTCCTGGACCTGGAAAAGATGGGCCTGCCGTTCAACCGCACGCCCGAAGGCCGGATTGACCAGCGCCGCTTCGGCGGCCACACCCGCGACCACGGCAAGGCCCCGGTCCGCCGTGCGTGCTACGCCGCCGACCGCACCGGCCACATGATCCTGCAGACCCTGTACCAAAACTGCGTCAAGCACAACGTTGAGTTCTACAACGAGTACTACGTCCTTGACCTGCTCACGGTCGAGGAGGACGCTGTCCGCGAGGACGGCACGCCGTACAAGCAGAAGCGCGTTGCCGGCGTCGTGTCCTACGACCTCGCCTCCGGCGAGCTGCACGTCTTCCAGGCCAAGTCCGTGGTGTTCGCCTCCGGCGGCGCGGGCAAGGTCTTCAAGACCACGTCCAACGCCCACACCCTGACCGGTGACGGCATGGGCATCGCGTTCCGCCGCGGTATCCCCCTGGAGGACATGGAATTCTTCCAGTTCCACCCGACAGGCCTCGCCGGCCTGGGCATCCTGCTCTCCGAGGCCGCCCGCGGCGAAGGCGCGATCCTGCGCAACTCCGAGGGTGAACGCTTCATGGAGCGCTACGCCCCCACCATCAAGGACCTCGCCCCCCGCGACATTGTGGCCCGCTCCATGGCCAACGAGGTCAGGGAGGGACGCGGCTGCGGCCCGAACAAGGACTACGTCCTGCTGGACCTGACGCACCTTGAGCCGGCACACATCGACGCCAAGCTGCCGGACATCACCGAGTTCGCCCGCACCTACCTGGGTGTCGAGCCGTACACGGAGCCGGTGCCGGTCTTCCCG
This DNA window, taken from Pseudarthrobacter sp. ATCC 49987, encodes the following:
- the sdhC gene encoding succinate dehydrogenase, cytochrome b556 subunit → MPTKPAGTLYRGREGMWSWVGHRITGVVIFFFLLVHVLDTSLVRVSPEAYTAVIGAYKNPLMALGETGLVAAIVFHAFNGLRIIAVDFWKKGAKYQRQMLWTVLILWVVVMVGFSIRHLSLALGGH
- a CDS encoding succinate dehydrogenase hydrophobic membrane anchor subunit, which codes for MSATEIQSPRSAAKIGSNRIAPQYRRHGGSKGNFEMLAWLFMRLSGVVLVVLIFGHLAVNLLVGEGIHAIDFGFVAGKWADPFWQIWDLAMLWLAMLHGTNGVRTIINDYAEKDATRLWLKIVLYAATTAIIILGTMVIFTFDPCPVVNGVQLPGGFCPAP
- the sdhA gene encoding succinate dehydrogenase flavoprotein subunit → MQVHKYDVVIVGAGGAGMRAAIESGQRAKTAVLTKLYPTRSHTGAAQGGMCAALANVEEDNWEWHTFDTIKGGDYLVDQDAAEVMAKEAIDAVLDLEKMGLPFNRTPEGRIDQRRFGGHTRDHGKAPVRRACYAADRTGHMILQTLYQNCVKHNVEFYNEYYVLDLLTVEEDAVREDGTPYKQKRVAGVVSYDLASGELHVFQAKSVVFASGGAGKVFKTTSNAHTLTGDGMGIAFRRGIPLEDMEFFQFHPTGLAGLGILLSEAARGEGAILRNSEGERFMERYAPTIKDLAPRDIVARSMANEVREGRGCGPNKDYVLLDLTHLEPAHIDAKLPDITEFARTYLGVEPYTEPVPVFPTAHYAMGGIPTNISAEVLQDNDTVVPGLYAAGEVACVSVHGSNRLGTNSLLDINVFGKRAGIAAAEYAKTADFVDLPGDPEAYTLDLLNHVRTSDGTEKVAAIRKELQDTMDANMQVFRTADTLNQVLTDIASFEERYQRISVQDKGKRFNLDLLEAVELGFLLELAKVMTVAALHREESRGGHFREDFPERDDEKFMKHSMAYKDEHAPADGSAEAIAGIRLATKPVVFTRYEPMVRKY